The segment CCGCCCTTCTCGAGAAGGATGAGCGGGTGGCCTGGCCTGCCGACATGTATCTTGAAGGGAGCGACCAGCACAGGGGATGGTTCCAGAGTTCCCTCATCGCATCGGTGGGGTCACGGGGTTCTGCTCCTTACCGGACAGTCCTCACCCACGGTTTTGTCGTAGACGGACAGGGGAAGAAGATGTCGAAATCCTTGGGGAATGTCGTCGCGCCCCAGGACATCATCAAGGCGAACGGAGCGGAAATCGTGCGTCTCTGGGTCTCGGCCGAAGACTACAGGGACGACATCAAGATATCGAAGGAGATCATCGACAGGCTCGTAGAGGCATACCGGAAGATAAGGAATACGGCCCGTTTTCTCCTCGGCAACCTCTCTGATTATGACGGCAGGGATTACGGCTCCCACCTGCTCGAGATAGACCGGTGGGCGATGTCCAGGCTGCAGGGCCTTGTGAAGAAGGTGACCGATGCATACGAAAAATTCGAATTCCATCAGGTATACCACAGTATCCATAATTTCTGCATCGTGGATATGAGTTCCTTTTACCTCGACATCCTTAAGGACAGGCTTTATACGGCGAGGGCGGATGCAACGGAGAGGCGGGCTGCCCAGTGGGTCCTCCGGCAGATACTCTCTGCGATGACGCGGCTCATGGCACCGGTTCTCTCTTTTACCGCCGATGAAATATGGAGTTTCGTCCCTGGTGAAAAGGAAGAGAGCGTTTTCCTCACGGCCTTCCCTGTCTTTGAGGAGAAATTTTATGACACCTTACTGGAAGAAAAGTGGTCAAGGTTGATCGCGATACGGGATGTGGTCAATAAAGCGCTCGAATTGAAAAGGCAGGAGCGGTTCATCGGAAATTCCCTCGAGGCGAAGGTCGTCCTTTTCCTCGGCGATGGTGATTACCGGCTCCTCGATGGTTACCGCGGTTTTCTCACGGCGCTCTTCATCGTCTCCGAAGCGGAGATCAGGAGAAGCGAAGAGAAGGACGGAGAAGTCTACGAGAGCACGGAGTCGCCGGGCGTCTCCGTGGCGGTTCTGAAGGCCTCCGGGAAGAAATGCCAGCGGTGCTGGAACTGGAGCGTACGGGTCGGCACGTTCGAAGACGCGCCGGAGTTGTGTGAGAGATGTTATCCGAACCTGCGATGAAGCGATCTCTTCCCTTTCTCGTCTCGGGACTGGTCGTCGCTCTTGACCAGATAACAAAATACCTCGTGAGGGGCTCTCTCACACCCTTCGAGACCGTAAGGATCCTGCCGTTCCTCCAGTTCGTCAGTGTGAGGAACGAGGGTGCCGCCTTCGGGTTATTCAAGGGTCTCGGCAACAACACATTCATCATCATCTCGGCTGCGGCGATCATCCTCCTCTCCGTTCTCCTGGCAAAAAGCAGAGGGGACTGGGTCGCCTATGCGCTCATCCTCGGAGGGGCCATCGGCAACCTCATAG is part of the Thermodesulfovibrionales bacterium genome and harbors:
- a CDS encoding class I tRNA ligase family protein, with product TIMAKRPGRALEGMRADHPFIPRKSQTVLGNFVSLEEGTGIVHIAPGHGEDDYEIGLKYGLDSYAPVDDHGKFTREAGELEGQFVFKANTTIIGMLQEKGALIKEEKITHCYPHCWRCKKPVIFRATEQWFISMAENDLRRKCLTEIDGVQWIPSWGKERIHGMVSNRPDWCISRQRAWGVPIALLKCKECGKVIDDHSVLDGIVKLVESRGSDVWFTTKPEELLPAGYTCKKCGGRRFSKETDILDVWFDSGVSHAALLEKDERVAWPADMYLEGSDQHRGWFQSSLIASVGSRGSAPYRTVLTHGFVVDGQGKKMSKSLGNVVAPQDIIKANGAEIVRLWVSAEDYRDDIKISKEIIDRLVEAYRKIRNTARFLLGNLSDYDGRDYGSHLLEIDRWAMSRLQGLVKKVTDAYEKFEFHQVYHSIHNFCIVDMSSFYLDILKDRLYTARADATERRAAQWVLRQILSAMTRLMAPVLSFTADEIWSFVPGEKEESVFLTAFPVFEEKFYDTLLEEKWSRLIAIRDVVNKALELKRQERFIGNSLEAKVVLFLGDGDYRLLDGYRGFLTALFIVSEAEIRRSEEKDGEVYESTESPGVSVAVLKASGKKCQRCWNWSVRVGTFEDAPELCERCYPNLR
- the lspA gene encoding signal peptidase II, encoding MLSEPAMKRSLPFLVSGLVVALDQITKYLVRGSLTPFETVRILPFLQFVSVRNEGAAFGLFKGLGNNTFIIISAAAIILLSVLLAKSRGDWVAYALILGGAIGNLIDRIVFGRVTDFIDVFVGRFHWPAFNIADSALTIGLGLLLVSSLLPARTREPV